The Paraburkholderia largidicola DNA segment ATTCACTGTCGGCTGCGGCAAACGGCCGCGAATATCGGATCAGCGTGAAGCGCGAGCCGAACGGCAAGGCGTCGAATTATCTGCACGACTCGGTGAATGAAGGCGCGACGCTGAATCTGCTCACGCCGTCGGGCGATTTCACACTGGAGCACAACGACAAGCCGCTCGTGCTGATCAGCGGCGGGGTCGGCATTACGCCGACGCTCGCGATGCTCAATGCCGCACTGCAAACGTCGCGTCCCATTCACTTCATTCACGCCGCGCGAGACGGTGGCGTGCATGCGTTCCGCGACCACATCGACGAACTGGCGGCACGTCATCCGCAACTGAAGCGCTTCTATGTATATGAGAAGCCGCGTCAGGACGACGACGCGCATCACGCGGAAGGTTATATCGACGAAGCGCGCCTGATCGAATGGCTGCCGGCCACCCGTGATGTCGATGTGTATTTCCTCGGACCGAAGCCGTTCATGAAGGCAGTGAAGCGCCATCTGAAGGCGATTGGCGTGCCGGAAAAGCAGAGCCGTTATGAGTTCTTCGGTCCCGCTTCCGCACTCGACTGATATAGCGTTTTTTTGCTGTAGTTGTTGTTGTCTGTTGGGCTACCCTGGTAGTGTTTTGGAAGAGACGGTACTCCGCGTCTCTTCCTTTTTTTATTTGCGTGAGCGCCTAGCGATCGTCTTCGTGAATCGACGAAGGATGGCGGCACATCGCATCCACCGTCACTTCCATATACGGATAAAGCGGCAGCTGCATGAGGATGTCATTGAGTTGCGCGGGGCTTTCCACGTCGAACACGCTGAAATTCGCGTACAGGCCCGCAATGCGCCAGAGATGCCGCCAGATGCCTTCCTTTTGCAGACGCTGCGCCATGGCCTTTTCGGTGGCCTTCAATTCATTGGCGCGCTCGACGGGCATATCGGGCGGCAGCTTAACGACCATCTTCACGTGAAATAGCATTCGTGGACTCCCTGTAGATTCATTGCGAGTGCGCGGCTGTGACTGCATGCCGCGCTTTCAAACAATGCGGCCACGTCGAGTGGCGGCCGCATTCATGCACTTGCATCGATACCGCTGATATCAGGCGCGCACGCGTTCCACTTCGCTCGTCGGCACGTTGTTGCGTTCCTTGACGAGGCTGAAGTCGAAGTCGATCAACGCGAACTGGCCGTCGATACCATAAGGCTTGCCCGTTGCACCTTCTTCCTTCTTGACGGCGGGCACGAGACCTTCGCGTGTGGCGAACGCGAAGTCGTCCCACAGATACGGATCGCCTTCGATGTTGATCTGCGTCGTCAGCTTGCGATGACCGGGCGCCGACACGAAGAAGTGGATATGCGCCGGGCGATGACCGTGACGGCCGAGCAGATCGAGCAGTTGCTGCGTCTTGCCTTCCGGCGGCACGCTATAGCCGATCGGCACCACGCTGCGGAAGCTGTACGTGCCGTTTTCGTCGGTGCGAATCGAGCGGCGCAGGTTGAATTCGGCTTGCGACTTGTCGAAGTGCGAGTAGTTGCCCAGATGGTTCGCGTGCCACACTTCGACCAGCGCGCCGCGCACCGGTTGACCGTCTTCGCCGAGCACACGGCCGCGCATCACGAGCGTTTCGCCCGGCTCATTGCCGTTGTCGAGACGCGCATGACCCGTCGACTCCGGCGCGCCCGCCACGTACAGCGGACCTTCGATCGTGCGCGGCGTGCCGCCCGCGAGGCCAGCCTTCGTTTCCGCTTCGTCGAGACGCACGTCGAGGAAATGCTCGAACCCGAGACCTGCTGCCAGCAAACCCAGTTCGCCGCTTTGACCCGCTTCGCCGAGGTAGTTGAGCGCGGACCAGAACTCATTCGGCGTCACGTCGAGTTCGTCGATCGTGATGAACAGATCGCGGATGATGCGGTTGACTACCTGCTTCGTGCGGGCGTTGCCTTCGTGCGTCGCGCTTTCGTTGATCTTGTTCAACAGGGCGTCGATGGTTTTGATGTCCATGGGGATGTCTCCTTTTAGTCCAATCACTGATGACGATGCCAAATGTGCTTAGGGCGCTGCGGATTCAGCACCGCCATAGCTAACCTTTGACTACACTCGCGCCGTGCTTCGAGTCGCGGCGCAGTCTCCCGATCTTGTCGAGGTCGAGTTGAATACCGAGTCCCGGGCCTTGCGGCAATTGCAACGAGAAGTTCTCGTAGCGCAGCGGCTCGGTGAGAATTTCTTGCGTGAGAAGCAGCGGTCCGAACAGTTCGGTGCCCCACTTCAGTTCGCGGAACGTGCTGAACAGTTGCGCGGAAGCGATCGTGCCGACCGCGCCTTCCAGCATCGTGCCGCCGTACAGGTCGACGCCCGCGGCAAGCGCAATCGCGGCCACGCTCGCCGCGCCCGTCAGGCCGCCCGATTGCGCGATCTTCACGGCGAAGACATCGGCTGCATGTGCGCTGGCGACATCGAATGCATCGACGGGACCATGCAGCGCTTCGTCGGCCATGATGGGCACTTTCGAGCGATGCGTGAGACGCTTGAGACCACGGCGGTCGTCGGCAGCAATGGGTTGCTCGATCAGATTGCAGCCCGCGTCCGCGAGGCGTTCGCTTGCCCATAGCGCTTCCGCCTGGCTCCACGCCTGATTCACGTCCACGCGCACTTCGGCACGGTCGCCCACGGCCGCCTTGATCGCGGCGACGTGCGCGATGTCCTCGGCCGGCGCACGCGTGCCGATCTTCAGCTTGAACACGCGGTGCCGCTTCATTTCCAGCATCTGATGCGCTTCGTCGATATCGCGGCCCGTGTCGCCGCTCGCCAGCGTCCATGCGACTTCGACGGAATCCGTCACGCGGCCGCCGAACAACTCGGATAGCTGCACGCCGAAACGCTGTGCCTGCGCGTCGAACAACGCTGTTTCGATCGCGCACTTCGCAAAGCGGTTGCCCTGGAAGCATTCGCGCAGCTTCGCCATCGCCTGGCCGGGACGGGTCGCGTCCATGCCCTTGAGCAGCGGCGCAAAATAGGTGTCGATGTTGGTCTTGATGCTTTCGGGGCTTTCCTCCCCGTACGCAAGGCCACCGATCGTGGTCGCCTCGCCCCAGCCCGTTATACCATCCGCGCATTGAATGCGGACCAGCACGAGGGCCTGGCAATTCATCGTGGCGACCGACAGGCGGTGCGGGCGAATCGTCGGAACATCGACGAGAATAGTCTCTACAGCTTGTATCTGAACGGCGCTTGGTATCATACGGCTCTCCTGCTGATGTGCCCATACTAGGGGCGCCGGCAGAATCCGTCCAAGACCGATTAAGTCTATTTCCATACCTTCAGGGCATAGATGGAACTGCGCCAACTTCGCTATTTCGTGGCGGTCGCCGAGGAAAGGAACTTCACCCGGGCCGCCGAACGCCTGAACATGACGCAGCCGCCGCTCTCGCGGCAGATCCAGCAGATCGAAGACAGCGTGGGGCTCGCGCTGTTCGAACGCGGCGCGCGCCCGCTCAAGCTGACGGAAGCCGGGCGCGTGTTTTATGTGCAGGCCAAGCGCCTGCTTGAAGAAAGCGATGAGTTGCTGCCGCTCACGCGGCGGCTCGCGCAACTCGCGGAGCGCATCGTGATCGGCTTCGTGCCGTCCACGCTGTATGGCCCACTGCCTGACGTGATCCGCGCGTTCCGGGAAGCCGCGCCGCTGATCCAGATTTCGCTGATCGAGATGTTCACGATCGAGCAGTTGAGCGCGCTCAAGGGCGGACGCATCGACGTGGGCTTTGGCCGGCTGCGTTTCGACGAATCGCAACTGGCGCGCGAAGTGCTCGTCGAAGAGCCGTTGATTGCCGCATTGCCCGCGGGCCATGCGCTCGCCGACGCCGCGCAACTGACGCTCGATGCGCTGTCGAAAGAAACGCTGATCATCTATCCGTCGACGCCGCGCCCGAGCTACGCGGATCAACAGTTGTCCGCGTTCCGCGACCATGCCGTCGAACCGGCCGCCATTCATGAGGTACGAGAACTGCAAACCGCCTTGGGGCTCGTCGCCGCTCAAGTGGGCGTGTGTCTCGTGCCCGAAAGCGTGCGGGGTTTGCGGGCGCGCGGCGTGACCTATCGGTCGATCGAGGAAACGAATGTGTCGTCGCCGATCATCATGAGCCGGCGTTTGCAGGATCAAAGCGCAACGACAGATTTGTTCTGCTCGATTGCGCGTGATCTGTTCAAGAGGCCGATGTCTGTCTAGACGTGGAGGCAGAGCATCTGCGAAATGCAGTGCCAGGAAGGCTTTTTACTCTCTTTCTAAGGCCGCTGGATGCTTCCGTCGTCGTCATGCCATGACGCGACATCGATCGCCGCTGGGCGCGTGACGCGCGACAGCCCCAATGCGAGCAGAGCACCCGCCTTGAGCACACACTCGACGAGCGATTGCGTAAAGATCCATGCCGATTCGTTCAGCTCGATGGGCAGGCCCGGCACGATGGCGACGAGACTCAGCCCGCACAGAAACGAAAAGATCCACTGCGCGCGCTTCATTCCACGCGCGGCCGCCAGGCCGATCACGATCCATGCAATCTTCGCCAATGCGAGGGCCGCGATGCCCAGGTCGCCTGCGGAAGGATCGTACTCCGCAGGCGTTTCGATCAGCGACCAGCCGCACACGCCGAGAATGAGCAGACGCGGTACGAGCGCAAGCCGGGGGCTGCCGCGTTGCAACGACGGCGGCAGCACGCCTTCGGGACGCTGCGCATCGGCGACGTCCACGGCGTTCCGGAACGAGCGGTCCACGCCTGCCTTCACGTTCGAAACCTCCGCGTCGATACACGCACGTCATTGCGAAACTGGAAGTAGGAATTGTCGGTCGCGGAAAACGTGAGCGGTAGTTAATCCTTGTTAACGTCACGCATGCGCAGCGCCCGGTCATCCTCTCTAAACGACCTGATCGGGCGCGCTTTTCAAACGATGAGTCACGCAGCGGCTTTTTGTTTTATCCGTTGTTCTGTTTTTGATCAGTCTCTCGTACAAACAACGGCGCCACCCAGTCGACTACGACGACGAACACAAGCGCGACCGCGCCAATTGCAAAGAGTAGACGATGGTTGCCACCGCTGCTATTGAACAATGCCGAATACGTGTAGCCCGCGAGCGCCTGAAATGCCGCAAACGTCGTCGTGGCGCGGCTCCAGCTCTTGTGCTGCCCGACATGGTCGTTCGGCAGGACCTCGTGTATGCGCGCAAGCATCATCGGCACGATGCCCGGCGGATAGCTACCAATGATGAGCGTCAGCACGCCGATCAAGATGTAGTTGCTGGACATCGCAAACGCTGCGACCACGACGATCTGCAACAACGACAGCGCGCGGATCGCAAAGCGTCCGCCTAAGCGGTCCGCGACGAGACCATACACGGGCGCACCGAAAATTGCACCGACGCCATACAGAATCCAATATGCCGCGCCGAGATGCGCGCCCGCGCCAAGTCCGCGCGCAATGAAATCGACGAGGAAAACCATAGTGGGAACGAGGCCGACGGCCATCAACGCGTACTCGGCGTAGAGGACGCGGACCGTCGACGGGTTGTGCGCTTTCGCAGTTGGAGTTGCATGCGCAGAATGTGCGTGCGCTTTCGTCGCCGACGGCCACGCGTACCACGTCGCCAGCGTCAAAATCGCCGAGAGAATCGCGATGCCGATCCACGTGTTACGCAAGCCGAGATTGAGCAACAGCGGGACGATCGTCCCCGATGCCGCGATGCCGACGCCCAGGCCAAGAAAGATCGCACCGCTCGCCAGTCCCTTCCGATCCGCGGGCACGTGCGGCAGCACCGTAGCGGCGACCAGCACCATGATCGCTCCGCCCGCCACGCCCGACAGCAACCGCCAGAAGAAGAACCACGCAACCGAGACGGGAAACGCGCACGCTAAAAAGGTCGCTGTGACCAGCACCATCATCGCCCGCAACGTATGCGTGTTCGTCAGACGGTGCGCAACAGGACGGCCGAGCAGCGCACCAAGCAGATAGCCGGCGAGGTTCGCCGCGCCCAGATACACCACGTCCGATGCGGCGAACCAGTGAGCCTGAATGAGCGGCGGAATCAGCGGTGTATAGGCGAAGCGTGCCAGCCCAATACTGACGAGGCTCGCGCAGAAGCCCGCGAAGATGTGCCGCCATACGGCAGTTCGACCGCTGGCAGTTGTGATTGGAAGTGATGCATCGGTGGACATGAGAAAGGGTTCCGGTTGAAGCCACGCGTCGCGTGGCAGTTTTGTCAGCTGCAGGTCATTTTCGCGCCATCTTTGACAGTCTTGTCAATTTCGCGAATTCTAGACATGCTTGACAAAGATGGCAAGAATCCATTTCGCCAAAAGGGAAATGACGCACGTGCAAACGTACGTTTCGTTGCATGCCGTCAAAAAAGCGTTTACTCTCCGAACTACGACTCACTTAGTCGCAGTTAAGAAGTTTCAGATGCGGGCTTGCGTTACCTGATGCGCAGCCCATCGCAAATCATTCATTCTTCGGAGAGTTAAAGTGAATTTCGTTCAGACCGTTCTTGCATCCACGGCCGCAGCCTGCATCGCATTGACGGCGCCGCACGCGGCGCACGCGCATGGTGTCGATGGGCCGCGCGAGCACATCAGCCCGGCGTTCCAGACGCCTATTACAAATGTGCCGGGTAAGACCATGACGGCCATCGTGGTCGACTACAAACCAGGCGGCGTGTCACCGTCGCATCGTCATGGTCAGGCGTTCGTGGTCGGCTACGTGCTTCAGGGCGAGATCCGAAGCAAGGTCGACGATGGCGAAGAGCGGGTGTATCACGCAGGTGAAAGCTGGACGGAAGCACCGGGCGTGCACCACATGGTCAGCGAGAACGCAAGCAAGACCAAACCTGCGAAGCTGCTTGCCATCTTTGTCGCCGACGACAACGATAAAGACCTCGTCACATGGGACAAGAAGTAATGGCAATACATCTTTAAGCCGACATGCTCGCCGTGTAAAGCGGGCTTTGTCGTGCGTTAAGGAAAGACACCTGAAGCGGAAAGTATTACGTTGCACTTTCCGGTTAACAACGCTTAACTTGCTGTATGGCCGCCTGAACGTCCAATATGGAGTCACGGCGCGTTGATGTCGGGACCTGGTTTCGCGTATCGCTGCGCGCCATGCAGGCAAGTCGCTGGATCTGCCTTGCGAGCCACACCGTACAACACTGTTGACGTCAGCAGCAGCACCTCGGCCGCGAAGGAGCGTGCCGCCAGCCAAACTCTGTGACGGAGGTGAATGATGACTCGTCCGGTTGAAGAAGATATCGTTAGACGCGCATTGGTAGGCGTCCTGATGCCTACACCCGTTGAATCAGCAAAGAAAGCACAATACGGTCCAAAAAAGAAATTCCGCATGACCAAGCGGCCGCCGCCTGAAGCGCTCGAGCCTGTCGAGGTCGAACCACCGCCGGCGCATATCTCCATTCTCGAACAACTGTCGTCGAAAACGCTTAGCGTATGCTGGAGCGATCCACGCTCAGGTCATTACGCCGATCAGGTATGGCGAATCGGGCTTGCACGCATGGACTCGTTCTGCGTGCTGACGGGCATGCCGATCCGGCGCGGCGACCCCGTGTTTCGACCAAGAGCTTGCGAAAGCTATTTCCCGGCTAACCGCGACAGGATGATTCTGGCATCCGCTGTGCCGTCCTGTCCGAGCGGAATCATGCTCGATTAATTTCGCATGCATGTTTCTCTGTGCATCGGGAAACCTGAACAAATCTTAAGCGCCCCACGTTGCAAAGTCCTGGCGCTTCCACATATTGGTGCTGCGCGCTGTTGATCGGCGCGTTACCTTCGTCACGCATGGCCTGATATGGCCTCGCGTGACTTTGTCATACGCATGACTTTTGCAATGGTTAGGCGAAGCGTGCCCACGCGATAGCGCGACGGCACAGCGGTGACACCTGCGTCGCGACCGCATCGACCAAGGTCGCAACCGCATTCGTCCCGCGCAACACTGAATCTCGTTTTTCTCCCCTATCACTCTGCCGCGTTGCCGCAACAAGCGCGTAATGCCTTGCTACATAAGGCGTGCGCCGCTTTCCTGCGAGCCTTCGAAACACACCTGCGTCCGTCCGCGCGCGCCCTCTCCGTTGCGCATTGCAAGCAAATTCCTTATCCTCACAACTACGACAACTTTGATCGCAGTTACCGGAGAGCAAGATGAAAATTTTCCACGTCGATTCAAGCGCCAAGCGCGAACGGTCCAATTCCCGCGCCCTGTCGCGTCAGTTCATCGAAAATCTGCGCGCCGAGGGCGTGGATGTCGAGGTCGACTATCTGGACGTCACGGTCGATACGCCGCCGCACGTCACCGAGGCCTTTGCCATTGCAACGTACAAGGAAGAGCACGAGCGCACGGCCGAGATGCGCGCCACGCTTGCCGCCTCCGACGCGCTCTGCAAGCGCCTGCTCGAAGCCGACGCCTTCGTGTTTGCAATGCCGATGTACAACTGGTCGATGCCCTCGGCGTTCAAGGCGTTCATCGACAGCGCCACGCGTCCCGGCATTACCTACAAGACGAGCGCCG contains these protein-coding regions:
- the catC gene encoding muconolactone Delta-isomerase codes for the protein MLFHVKMVVKLPPDMPVERANELKATEKAMAQRLQKEGIWRHLWRIAGLYANFSVFDVESPAQLNDILMQLPLYPYMEVTVDAMCRHPSSIHEDDR
- the catA gene encoding catechol 1,2-dioxygenase, which gives rise to MDIKTIDALLNKINESATHEGNARTKQVVNRIIRDLFITIDELDVTPNEFWSALNYLGEAGQSGELGLLAAGLGFEHFLDVRLDEAETKAGLAGGTPRTIEGPLYVAGAPESTGHARLDNGNEPGETLVMRGRVLGEDGQPVRGALVEVWHANHLGNYSHFDKSQAEFNLRRSIRTDENGTYSFRSVVPIGYSVPPEGKTQQLLDLLGRHGHRPAHIHFFVSAPGHRKLTTQINIEGDPYLWDDFAFATREGLVPAVKKEEGATGKPYGIDGQFALIDFDFSLVKERNNVPTSEVERVRA
- a CDS encoding muconate/chloromuconate family cycloisomerase: MIPSAVQIQAVETILVDVPTIRPHRLSVATMNCQALVLVRIQCADGITGWGEATTIGGLAYGEESPESIKTNIDTYFAPLLKGMDATRPGQAMAKLRECFQGNRFAKCAIETALFDAQAQRFGVQLSELFGGRVTDSVEVAWTLASGDTGRDIDEAHQMLEMKRHRVFKLKIGTRAPAEDIAHVAAIKAAVGDRAEVRVDVNQAWSQAEALWASERLADAGCNLIEQPIAADDRRGLKRLTHRSKVPIMADEALHGPVDAFDVASAHAADVFAVKIAQSGGLTGAASVAAIALAAGVDLYGGTMLEGAVGTIASAQLFSTFRELKWGTELFGPLLLTQEILTEPLRYENFSLQLPQGPGLGIQLDLDKIGRLRRDSKHGASVVKG
- a CDS encoding LysR family transcriptional regulator; the protein is MELRQLRYFVAVAEERNFTRAAERLNMTQPPLSRQIQQIEDSVGLALFERGARPLKLTEAGRVFYVQAKRLLEESDELLPLTRRLAQLAERIVIGFVPSTLYGPLPDVIRAFREAAPLIQISLIEMFTIEQLSALKGGRIDVGFGRLRFDESQLAREVLVEEPLIAALPAGHALADAAQLTLDALSKETLIIYPSTPRPSYADQQLSAFRDHAVEPAAIHEVRELQTALGLVAAQVGVCLVPESVRGLRARGVTYRSIEETNVSSPIIMSRRLQDQSATTDLFCSIARDLFKRPMSV
- a CDS encoding YbfB/YjiJ family MFS transporter; translation: MSTDASLPITTASGRTAVWRHIFAGFCASLVSIGLARFAYTPLIPPLIQAHWFAASDVVYLGAANLAGYLLGALLGRPVAHRLTNTHTLRAMMVLVTATFLACAFPVSVAWFFFWRLLSGVAGGAIMVLVAATVLPHVPADRKGLASGAIFLGLGVGIAASGTIVPLLLNLGLRNTWIGIAILSAILTLATWYAWPSATKAHAHSAHATPTAKAHNPSTVRVLYAEYALMAVGLVPTMVFLVDFIARGLGAGAHLGAAYWILYGVGAIFGAPVYGLVADRLGGRFAIRALSLLQIVVVAAFAMSSNYILIGVLTLIIGSYPPGIVPMMLARIHEVLPNDHVGQHKSWSRATTTFAAFQALAGYTYSALFNSSGGNHRLLFAIGAVALVFVVVVDWVAPLFVRETDQKQNNG
- a CDS encoding cupin domain-containing protein gives rise to the protein MNFVQTVLASTAAACIALTAPHAAHAHGVDGPREHISPAFQTPITNVPGKTMTAIVVDYKPGGVSPSHRHGQAFVVGYVLQGEIRSKVDDGEERVYHAGESWTEAPGVHHMVSENASKTKPAKLLAIFVADDNDKDLVTWDKK
- a CDS encoding DUF3331 domain-containing protein — its product is MMTRPVEEDIVRRALVGVLMPTPVESAKKAQYGPKKKFRMTKRPPPEALEPVEVEPPPAHISILEQLSSKTLSVCWSDPRSGHYADQVWRIGLARMDSFCVLTGMPIRRGDPVFRPRACESYFPANRDRMILASAVPSCPSGIMLD
- a CDS encoding FMN-dependent NADH-azoreductase, with product MKIFHVDSSAKRERSNSRALSRQFIENLRAEGVDVEVDYLDVTVDTPPHVTEAFAIATYKEEHERTAEMRATLAASDALCKRLLEADAFVFAMPMYNWSMPSAFKAFIDSATRPGITYKTSADGNIVGQLNRQKVLFITTRGADLRPGTPFSSMDALTPALKAAFAFIGANDPRFVDAQPLQFSDQEARIEALKRANAELAAVAADWATWERARVGSELQETA